From a single Fulvivirga ulvae genomic region:
- a CDS encoding SET domain-containing protein: MIHPHTELKFISKEIGYGVVATSFIPAGTITWVLDRLDREFTPSEVSEMEEFYKNILDVYAYRNGEGNFILCWDNGRFVNHSFNSNCFTTPYDFEIAVRDIHPGEQLTDDYGYLNLSEPFRPFPEGTQRKIVYPDDLPRYAKVWDKKLIKPFRLIPKLEQPLRELISNELWNKINNIASGKEEMESLLTIYYTGEERLNGVQSAG; this comes from the coding sequence ATGATACATCCGCATACTGAACTGAAATTTATCAGCAAAGAGATTGGCTACGGGGTTGTAGCCACGTCTTTCATTCCGGCCGGCACCATTACCTGGGTGCTCGACAGGCTGGATCGCGAATTTACTCCTTCGGAAGTTTCTGAAATGGAGGAATTCTACAAAAACATCCTGGATGTTTATGCTTACCGCAATGGTGAGGGCAACTTTATTTTATGCTGGGACAACGGGCGATTTGTCAATCACAGCTTCAACTCCAATTGTTTTACTACTCCTTATGATTTCGAAATTGCTGTCAGGGACATTCACCCCGGGGAGCAGTTAACGGATGATTATGGCTATCTCAACCTTTCCGAGCCGTTTCGTCCCTTTCCTGAGGGCACCCAAAGAAAGATTGTTTACCCTGACGACCTCCCCAGGTATGCCAAAGTATGGGATAAGAAGCTCATCAAGCCATTCCGGCTCATCCCTAAACTGGAGCAGCCTCTGCGTGAGCTCATCAGCAACGAGCTTTGGAACAAGATCAATAACATTGCCAGCGGCAAGGAGGAAATGGAGTCACTATTGACGATTTATTATACGGGAGAAGAAAGACTAAATGGTGTACAAAGCGCCGGTTAA
- a CDS encoding helix-turn-helix transcriptional regulator yields the protein MTKKSTFARNFRYFREKAHLGQEALAEKIGVNVRTISVYETGKGYPKVDLLIKISSILSVPVEHFFADNPEHAGRPVKSSSAGLSLPEGSDAFETVQRYRNAIKACQHLIENGNTEACQSLINSFMSAVDELETTYMRNKEIEAKLRYATELISSIANGGKPFNK from the coding sequence TTGACAAAAAAGTCAACTTTTGCCAGAAATTTTAGGTACTTCAGAGAAAAGGCGCACCTCGGTCAGGAAGCTCTTGCAGAAAAGATTGGCGTAAATGTGAGGACTATATCTGTTTATGAAACCGGAAAAGGATACCCAAAAGTTGACCTGCTCATTAAAATCAGCAGTATACTGAGTGTTCCGGTAGAGCACTTCTTTGCAGATAATCCGGAGCATGCAGGTCGCCCCGTAAAATCTTCATCCGCCGGTCTGTCTTTACCCGAAGGGAGCGATGCTTTTGAGACAGTGCAGCGGTATAGAAATGCCATTAAGGCATGTCAGCACTTAATTGAAAACGGAAATACAGAAGCTTGCCAGAGCCTGATCAACTCATTTATGTCGGCGGTTGACGAGTTGGAAACTACCTATATGAGAAACAAAGAAATAGAAGCCAAACTGCGGTATGCCACGGAACTGATCAGCTCCATAGCCAATGGTGGCAAGCCATTTAATAAGTAG
- a CDS encoding tetratricopeptide repeat protein — protein sequence MKLTYTLILSFVLLSCSEKESVKPDNLELPTDKAGLEQVINSNNDDDQKLAAYWELYKIDRQSNFDQAKLYLEDISILANRTGNNLFQGRVSHANGLISYRDGDYVDAVAHYLEAIDFFASLDDPIYRADALNNIGVVFMETGNYEYAIKFLTKARENYLMAKNTRFLVMVDINLGISSFSKQDPDFEGANKYFQRALELTGGLGERQDYYFNRIYNQIGVVKYKLADYNAAIHNYQLSLEYIGIGEGVEEKQAIAYANIGEAYMDQGNHAEAERWLEKSLELSSHVQNNLVKVDIHNMTAKLYQVQGMHSEAVAYLEKAIEIADKDVINESLQETIDLIRVSYKFLQNSGKPVSVARYETAFSVDGMQDSLEEELLEKANFKSLQAALGLSLELDNQIREKKAEVEQRELISNIALSLGILLIIAAILGFVYTINYRRTKKNRDEWKDVCLEVRDVLESIPN from the coding sequence ATGAAATTAACCTATACCCTAATACTCAGTTTTGTTTTACTATCCTGTTCTGAAAAAGAAAGTGTAAAACCAGATAATTTAGAGTTACCCACTGATAAAGCAGGTCTGGAGCAAGTTATTAATTCCAATAATGACGATGATCAAAAGTTAGCTGCATATTGGGAGCTGTATAAAATAGACAGGCAAAGCAATTTTGATCAGGCTAAACTTTATTTAGAAGATATTTCCATCTTAGCCAATCGAACAGGCAATAATTTGTTTCAAGGTAGGGTTTCTCATGCCAATGGTCTTATCTCATATAGAGACGGTGATTATGTGGATGCAGTAGCTCATTATTTAGAGGCTATCGACTTTTTCGCAAGCCTTGATGACCCCATATACAGAGCAGATGCTTTGAACAATATCGGCGTTGTTTTTATGGAGACGGGTAACTATGAATATGCAATCAAGTTTTTAACTAAGGCGAGAGAAAATTATTTGATGGCTAAAAATACTCGCTTTCTGGTTATGGTTGATATTAACTTGGGTATTAGTAGTTTTTCTAAGCAAGATCCTGATTTCGAAGGTGCGAATAAATACTTTCAAAGAGCGTTGGAACTAACAGGCGGGTTAGGGGAAAGGCAGGACTACTATTTTAATAGAATTTATAACCAGATTGGTGTAGTAAAATATAAACTGGCGGATTATAATGCAGCTATACATAATTATCAGCTTTCATTGGAGTACATAGGGATCGGAGAGGGAGTAGAAGAAAAGCAAGCTATAGCCTATGCTAACATTGGTGAGGCCTATATGGATCAGGGTAATCATGCAGAAGCGGAGAGATGGCTGGAAAAATCCCTGGAATTATCATCACATGTTCAAAACAATCTGGTTAAAGTTGATATCCATAACATGACAGCCAAGCTTTACCAGGTGCAGGGCATGCATAGTGAGGCTGTTGCTTATCTGGAAAAAGCTATTGAAATAGCCGACAAAGATGTAATTAATGAGTCGCTTCAGGAGACTATAGACCTTATTAGAGTGTCCTACAAGTTTTTACAAAACTCAGGTAAACCGGTAAGTGTTGCCAGGTACGAGACGGCATTTAGTGTAGACGGTATGCAGGATTCGCTTGAAGAAGAGCTTTTGGAAAAGGCCAACTTTAAATCGCTGCAGGCCGCCCTGGGGCTTTCTCTGGAACTGGACAATCAAATTAGAGAAAAGAAAGCGGAAGTTGAGCAAAGAGAGCTGATCAGCAACATTGCTTTGTCTTTGGGTATACTACTTATTATAGCCGCCATTCTTGGGTTTGTTTATACCATCAACTACAGAAGGACCAAAAAGAACAGGGACGAGTGGAAGGACGTATGCCTTGAGGTAAGGGACGTTCTTGAAAGTATTCCTAATTAA
- a CDS encoding aminopeptidase P family protein, with amino-acid sequence MEINLFASQTYKDRRNALKKKLGQGVVLILGNDESSINFKDNWYPFRQDSTFLYYFGLNLPGLTAIIDIDNDREIIFGNELSIDDIVWTGPQPSLAELAEKVAVTDVLPTSRIAEHVSTSTLYLPPYRPEHSVKLSNWTTKSVAEASSAYSVELIKAIAQQRSVKSAEELEEIGKAATITSEMHLAVMKAARPGMKEHELVGVAMRTAAEHNVSLSFPPIMTINGSILHNHYYGNKLEEGQMLLFDGGTESPRNYAGDMTRTFPVGGSFDARQKALYDIVHSSHSAAVEALKPGAVFKDIHLLAAKKLVEGLTEAGIMKGNAEEAVNAGAHTMFFQCGLGHLMGLDVHDMENYGEQYIGYTDTLVKSKEFGLKSLRLGKAVEKGYVVTIEPGIYIIPELIDMYKAENKFAEFINYNELESYRHFGGIRIEDDYVITDSGSDLLGKPLVRSSGDVEEVRKEAVNNGKVIAKV; translated from the coding sequence ATGGAAATAAATCTATTTGCTTCACAAACGTATAAAGATCGCCGAAATGCACTGAAGAAAAAGCTGGGCCAAGGCGTGGTGCTGATATTAGGTAACGATGAAAGTAGCATAAACTTCAAGGATAATTGGTATCCTTTTCGTCAGGACAGTACATTTCTATATTACTTTGGGCTCAACCTGCCCGGGCTTACAGCAATCATAGACATCGACAATGATCGGGAGATTATATTTGGAAATGAATTAAGTATTGATGACATCGTATGGACAGGTCCTCAGCCTTCGCTGGCCGAGCTTGCCGAAAAAGTGGCCGTTACCGATGTGCTGCCCACATCCCGTATAGCTGAGCACGTAAGTACTTCCACGTTGTACCTGCCTCCGTATCGCCCGGAACACTCCGTGAAACTGAGTAACTGGACTACGAAAAGTGTTGCAGAAGCTTCATCGGCCTACTCTGTTGAATTAATTAAGGCCATAGCGCAGCAAAGATCCGTAAAGTCTGCTGAAGAGCTGGAAGAAATCGGCAAGGCGGCTACCATTACCAGCGAAATGCACCTGGCAGTAATGAAAGCCGCAAGACCCGGCATGAAGGAACACGAACTTGTTGGAGTAGCTATGAGAACGGCGGCTGAGCATAACGTCAGTCTTTCTTTTCCTCCAATCATGACCATTAACGGAAGCATCCTGCACAACCACTACTATGGCAATAAGCTTGAGGAAGGACAGATGCTCCTGTTTGACGGAGGGACCGAATCGCCAAGAAACTATGCCGGGGATATGACAAGGACTTTTCCTGTGGGTGGCAGTTTCGATGCAAGGCAAAAGGCTTTATATGATATTGTACACAGCTCACATTCGGCAGCTGTGGAGGCTTTGAAGCCGGGAGCAGTTTTTAAAGATATTCATTTGCTGGCCGCTAAGAAGCTGGTGGAAGGACTTACGGAAGCAGGCATTATGAAAGGAAATGCAGAAGAAGCCGTGAATGCTGGTGCGCACACCATGTTCTTCCAGTGCGGGCTGGGCCATTTGATGGGCCTGGATGTGCATGATATGGAAAACTATGGTGAGCAGTACATTGGCTACACCGATACTCTCGTGAAGAGTAAAGAATTTGGCCTTAAATCGCTGAGATTGGGTAAGGCCGTTGAGAAAGGATACGTTGTTACCATTGAGCCGGGTATCTATATCATTCCGGAACTTATAGATATGTATAAAGCTGAAAACAAGTTTGCAGAATTTATCAACTACAACGAGCTTGAAAGCTACAGACATTTCGGGGGCATACGTATTGAAGATGACTATGTGATTACGGATTCGGGAAGTGACCTTTTGGGCAAACCACTGGTAAGATCATCAGGAGATGTGGAAGAAGTAAGAAAGGAAGCTGTAAATAATGGAAAAGTTATAGCTAAAGTATAG